The Saccharopolyspora gloriosae genome window below encodes:
- a CDS encoding MsnO8 family LLM class oxidoreductase yields MTSVPLSVLDLAPVPSGGTAAGALRDTVDLAQHVERYGYRRFWLAEHHLVPGVASSSPAVLIASVAAATRRIRVGSGAVLLGQHTPLQVAEDFGTIAQLHPDRIDLGLGRSGLAKFVELAKAALDREPDDVPATPPEPVLVDGLPVPRTARGGSLSRARAQRLEAHVRLLGGTGQPEYDEQVRDVLAFLDGTFRDTDGQEARAVTAEQALLQVWVLGASAGPSSRAAGALGLPFVSNYHVTPGTVLDSAASYRESFVPSARLDRPYLVVSADVLVADDDATARELAKPFAGWVHDIRYGDGAQPYLTPAEADRRTWTAPERAVVADRLQTRIVGSPDTAVERLEVLRRVTGADELLITTITHDHQDRLRSFELLAKAWAAAGH; encoded by the coding sequence ATGACATCCGTTCCGCTCTCGGTCCTCGACCTCGCACCGGTGCCCTCCGGCGGCACCGCCGCGGGCGCGCTGCGGGACACCGTCGACCTCGCCCAGCACGTGGAGCGGTACGGCTACCGGCGCTTCTGGCTGGCCGAACACCACCTGGTGCCGGGAGTCGCGTCGTCCTCCCCGGCGGTGCTGATCGCGTCCGTGGCCGCCGCGACCCGGCGCATCCGCGTCGGTTCCGGCGCGGTGCTGCTCGGCCAGCACACGCCGCTGCAGGTCGCGGAGGACTTCGGCACCATCGCCCAGCTGCACCCGGACCGCATCGACCTCGGTCTCGGCCGTTCCGGCCTGGCGAAGTTCGTCGAACTCGCGAAGGCCGCGCTCGACCGGGAACCGGACGACGTGCCCGCGACCCCGCCGGAACCGGTGCTCGTCGACGGGCTGCCCGTGCCGCGCACCGCGCGCGGCGGTTCGCTGTCGCGGGCCCGCGCGCAGCGGCTCGAAGCGCACGTCCGGCTGCTCGGCGGCACCGGACAACCGGAGTACGACGAGCAGGTGCGCGACGTGCTCGCGTTCCTCGACGGCACGTTCCGCGACACCGACGGGCAGGAGGCGCGCGCGGTCACCGCGGAGCAGGCGCTGCTGCAGGTGTGGGTGCTCGGCGCCAGCGCCGGGCCCAGCTCCCGCGCGGCGGGCGCACTGGGCTTGCCGTTCGTGTCGAACTACCACGTCACGCCCGGCACCGTGCTCGACTCCGCCGCGTCCTACCGCGAGTCGTTCGTGCCCTCCGCGCGGCTGGACCGGCCGTACCTCGTGGTGTCGGCGGACGTGCTCGTCGCCGACGACGACGCCACCGCGCGGGAGCTCGCCAAGCCGTTCGCCGGATGGGTGCACGACATCCGCTACGGCGACGGCGCCCAGCCGTACCTGACCCCGGCCGAAGCGGACCGGCGCACCTGGACCGCCCCTGAACGCGCCGTAGTCGCCGACCGGTTGCAGACCCGCATCGTCGGTTCCCCGGACACCGCGGTGGAACGCCTGGAGGTGCTGCGCCGGGTCACCGGGGCCGACGAGCTGCTGATCACCACCATCACCCACGACCACCAGGACCGCCTCCGCTCGTTCGAACTGCTGGCGAAGGCCTGGGCCGCCGCCGGGCACTGA
- a CDS encoding acyl-CoA dehydrogenase family protein produces MVTIERAQALADEVLFPAASAVDAAGEVPRSHFDLLAQEGFYGLTAPPEHGGPGLGLVDSARVFEALAGGCLTTAFVWAQHHGVVHGIATTDRAELRERYFADVVRGAVRGGVSFAGAVPQPPRLHATPVDGGYRLDGEAPFVSGWGLVDVLQLSARQDDLVVNGLVDARPDTGIRVEPLELVAAQATSTVRLWFEDFFLPAERVLGVLPHADVLSAQARGSWLNGSLPLGLTGRCARLIAEAGRPRVAERLEAWRDDAREELNAAFAAGADIAPARAAAADLALRAAGALVTAAGSSALLAGAHGQRLVREATFTLVAASRPAIKDELLELLAGGAR; encoded by the coding sequence GTGGTCACCATTGAGCGTGCGCAGGCCCTGGCCGACGAGGTGCTGTTCCCCGCCGCATCCGCGGTCGACGCCGCAGGCGAGGTGCCGCGCAGCCATTTCGACCTGCTGGCGCAGGAGGGCTTCTACGGGCTCACCGCGCCACCGGAGCACGGTGGTCCCGGCCTGGGCCTCGTCGACTCCGCGCGGGTCTTCGAGGCGCTCGCCGGGGGCTGCCTGACGACGGCGTTCGTGTGGGCGCAGCACCACGGGGTGGTGCACGGGATCGCCACCACCGATCGCGCCGAGCTGCGAGAACGCTATTTCGCGGACGTCGTGCGGGGAGCGGTGCGCGGGGGCGTGTCGTTCGCGGGAGCGGTCCCGCAGCCGCCGCGGCTGCACGCGACGCCCGTCGACGGCGGCTACCGGCTCGACGGTGAGGCACCGTTCGTCAGCGGGTGGGGGCTGGTGGACGTGCTGCAGCTGTCGGCGCGCCAAGACGACCTCGTCGTCAACGGGCTCGTCGATGCCCGACCGGACACCGGGATCCGCGTCGAACCGCTCGAACTCGTCGCGGCGCAGGCGACTTCCACGGTGCGGCTGTGGTTCGAGGACTTCTTCCTTCCCGCCGAGCGGGTGCTCGGCGTGCTCCCGCACGCCGACGTGCTGTCCGCGCAGGCACGCGGTTCCTGGCTCAACGGCTCGCTCCCGCTCGGGTTGACCGGCCGCTGCGCACGCCTCATCGCCGAAGCGGGACGGCCCCGCGTCGCCGAGCGGCTGGAGGCGTGGCGCGACGACGCGCGCGAGGAGCTCAACGCGGCGTTCGCGGCGGGCGCGGACATCGCCCCGGCCCGTGCCGCCGCGGCCGATCTCGCGCTGCGCGCGGCCGGGGCGCTCGTGACGGCGGCCGGTAGTTCCGCGCTGCTCGCCGGTGCCCACGGGCAGCGGTTGGTGCGCGAGGCGACGTTCACCTTGGTCGCGGCCTCTCGACCGGCGATCAAGGACGAGTTGCTCGAACTGCTCGCCGGAGGTGCGCGGTGA
- a CDS encoding ABC transporter substrate-binding protein: protein MSFETPPRPRWLLRVSLALGTVLALALGVVVVVGLVQRCDTGVWHAGDEGECVGVTDGSFPFSSELADVEDKIRQENERVAQEPEVVTVAVLMPMTAEPGASLSIEQINDYLRGAYIAQLSANAGGPGLKFRLALANEGRDEHASEQVTDELLKMVDEPENLVAVTGLGLSSPETEKGARKLSAAGIPMVGYLSADRFNSTSEESGPPIKGLTRVSPSLHQELEAVAEHLGDPAATAILVHDESRNDYYTADLQKNFEDTFSEIVTRTGSMSAPYGGGSDAFGLDTQFGTIASRLCSADAPRTVLYAGRSNLLPKFMEQISNRGCIRDRPITVVTGSESTDLPKNENASAAVLYASVSDPTALRDQRNLHRDLYLRFTGEMERRFGGNVRESNWTVMGHDATYAAVTAAKNSVSGVRTVPTPGGVHDNLFLLNHPTNLVSGASGRFMLDGDSGDRIGDIPVLRRDKTGHVEVLDLGGLDD, encoded by the coding sequence GTGAGCTTCGAAACGCCACCCCGCCCCCGATGGCTCTTACGAGTCTCGCTGGCGCTCGGGACCGTACTCGCCCTCGCACTCGGCGTCGTCGTGGTCGTCGGGCTCGTGCAGCGGTGCGACACCGGCGTGTGGCACGCGGGCGACGAGGGTGAGTGCGTCGGAGTGACCGACGGCTCGTTCCCGTTCTCCTCTGAACTGGCCGATGTCGAGGACAAGATCCGGCAGGAGAACGAGCGCGTCGCTCAGGAACCCGAAGTCGTCACCGTGGCGGTGCTGATGCCGATGACCGCCGAACCCGGCGCCAGCTTGTCCATCGAGCAGATCAACGACTACCTGCGGGGCGCCTACATTGCCCAGCTGTCGGCGAACGCCGGTGGACCCGGCTTGAAGTTCCGCTTGGCACTCGCCAACGAAGGACGCGACGAGCACGCTTCCGAACAGGTCACCGATGAGCTGCTCAAGATGGTCGACGAGCCGGAGAACCTGGTCGCCGTCACCGGACTCGGTCTCAGCTCTCCCGAAACGGAGAAAGGCGCCCGCAAGTTGTCCGCGGCGGGCATCCCCATGGTCGGTTATCTCAGCGCCGACAGGTTCAACAGCACGTCCGAGGAGAGCGGCCCGCCCATCAAAGGACTCACCCGCGTTTCCCCGAGTCTGCACCAAGAACTGGAAGCCGTCGCCGAACACCTCGGCGATCCGGCCGCCACGGCGATCCTCGTCCACGACGAGAGCCGCAACGACTACTACACCGCGGACCTGCAAAAGAACTTCGAAGACACGTTCTCCGAGATCGTGACGAGAACCGGGAGCATGTCCGCTCCCTACGGCGGTGGATCGGACGCATTCGGACTCGACACGCAGTTCGGGACCATCGCCTCCCGGTTGTGCAGCGCGGACGCTCCGCGCACGGTGCTGTACGCGGGTCGCAGCAACCTGCTTCCCAAGTTCATGGAACAGATCAGCAATCGCGGCTGCATACGCGACCGGCCGATCACCGTCGTGACCGGGTCCGAATCGACCGATCTGCCGAAGAACGAGAACGCATCGGCCGCAGTTCTCTACGCATCGGTGTCCGACCCCACCGCGCTCCGCGACCAGCGCAATCTCCACCGCGATCTGTACTTGCGCTTCACCGGCGAGATGGAGAGGCGGTTCGGCGGAAACGTCCGCGAGTCCAATTGGACCGTGATGGGCCACGACGCCACCTACGCGGCCGTCACGGCCGCGAAGAACTCGGTGAGCGGCGTTCGTACCGTGCCCACCCCCGGCGGAGTGCACGACAACCTGTTCCTGCTCAACCATCCGACGAACCTGGTGTCCGGAGCCAGCGGACGTTTCATGCTGGACGGCGACTCCGGCGACCGGATTGGCGACATCCCGGTGCTGCGGCGCGACAAGACGGGGCACGTGGAGGTGTTGGACCTCGGTGGGCTCGATGACTGA
- a CDS encoding ABC transporter substrate-binding protein, producing MKRTALLVVLLGLVAGCSAVPAPPEGVGTAVPHRLGTAFAPPHPARVVALGPADVDAALALGVRPVGVGLPLSEEVPPWQRRPDWHPVTLRPTDGGYSTEAIAELHPDLILAGSDYYIDREYPALSALAPTTAFENAPDEEPWQVTTRQVGRALGESAAADRLVAETEHRVRAAHPQLAGAEFAVTLAHGPGGLGVIRSARDVTVRTLTEFGLRLSPAAANLPGEGFSAQVSAENLAQVDTDVLITAYPNPALRPALESAPVFGTLRAVRDGGYLPVDGADWFALREPGVLALPYLIEHVLPALGEAATHRG from the coding sequence GTGAAGAGGACGGCTTTGCTCGTCGTGCTGCTGGGGCTGGTCGCCGGGTGTTCCGCGGTGCCTGCTCCGCCGGAGGGGGTGGGGACGGCGGTGCCGCATCGGCTGGGGACCGCTTTCGCACCGCCGCATCCGGCGCGCGTCGTCGCGCTGGGGCCGGCCGACGTCGATGCCGCGCTCGCCTTGGGAGTGCGGCCCGTCGGGGTCGGGCTGCCGCTGTCGGAGGAGGTCCCGCCGTGGCAGCGGCGCCCCGACTGGCATCCGGTGACGTTGCGGCCCACCGACGGCGGCTACTCCACCGAGGCCATCGCCGAACTGCACCCGGACCTGATCCTCGCGGGCAGCGACTACTACATCGACCGCGAGTACCCGGCGCTGTCCGCGCTCGCGCCGACCACCGCGTTCGAGAACGCGCCCGACGAGGAGCCGTGGCAGGTCACGACCCGCCAAGTGGGCCGGGCGCTGGGCGAGTCCGCCGCGGCCGATCGGCTCGTCGCCGAGACCGAGCACCGGGTCCGCGCGGCTCATCCGCAGCTGGCGGGCGCCGAGTTCGCGGTCACCCTCGCGCACGGTCCCGGTGGTCTCGGCGTGATCCGCTCGGCGCGGGACGTCACGGTCCGCACGCTCACCGAGTTCGGCCTGCGCCTGTCGCCCGCGGCGGCGAACCTGCCGGGCGAGGGTTTCTCCGCGCAGGTCAGCGCCGAGAACCTGGCGCAGGTGGACACCGACGTGCTCATCACCGCCTACCCGAACCCGGCGCTGCGACCGGCGCTCGAATCCGCTCCTGTGTTCGGCACCCTGCGCGCCGTCCGCGACGGCGGCTACCTGCCGGTCGACGGCGCCGACTGGTTCGCGCTGCGCGAACCGGGCGTGCTCGCGCTGCCCTACCTGATCGAGCACGTGCTGCCCGCCCTCGGCGAGGCGGCGACGCACCGGGGTTAG
- a CDS encoding MerR family transcriptional regulator codes for MPEELDGSVPSPKHEGEPVGWSTRQVAELAGTTLKTVRHYHKIGLLNEPERAANGYKQYGVTHLIRLLRIRRLVDLGVPLSDIAAVEEAGENAEQTLRALDAELAASIDRQQRMRQELAVLLEHRTSGEVPTGFDAFAREMSDADRSFLLICAQILGPAEMAALQELHAAPRTPVDEEFDALPADASDEARQQLAERFAPEVIQQLADHPSLQNPVARVKGGEALASSAVGRGLVELYNPAQVDVLIRLHALIEDHRG; via the coding sequence TTGCCGGAGGAACTCGACGGCTCGGTCCCGAGCCCGAAGCACGAGGGGGAACCGGTGGGGTGGAGCACGCGCCAGGTGGCGGAGCTCGCCGGCACGACGCTGAAGACGGTCCGGCACTACCACAAGATCGGGCTGCTGAACGAGCCCGAGCGAGCGGCGAACGGGTACAAGCAGTACGGGGTCACGCACCTCATCCGGCTCTTGCGGATCCGCAGGCTCGTCGACCTGGGGGTGCCGCTGTCCGACATCGCGGCGGTGGAGGAAGCGGGGGAGAACGCGGAGCAGACGCTGCGCGCGCTCGACGCGGAGCTCGCCGCCAGCATCGACCGCCAGCAGCGGATGCGGCAGGAGCTCGCCGTGCTCCTCGAACACCGGACCTCCGGCGAAGTGCCGACGGGTTTCGACGCGTTCGCCCGCGAGATGAGCGACGCCGACCGGTCCTTCCTGCTGATCTGCGCCCAGATCCTCGGGCCGGCGGAGATGGCGGCGTTGCAAGAGCTGCACGCGGCTCCGCGCACCCCGGTCGACGAGGAGTTCGACGCGCTGCCCGCGGACGCGAGCGACGAGGCTCGCCAGCAGCTCGCGGAACGCTTCGCGCCGGAGGTCATCCAGCAGCTCGCTGACCACCCGTCGTTGCAGAACCCGGTGGCGAGGGTGAAGGGCGGCGAGGCGCTGGCGTCATCGGCCGTGGGGCGCGGACTGGTCGAGCTCTACAACCCGGCCCAGGTCGACGTGCTGATCCGCCTGCACGCGCTCATCGAGGACCACCGGGGCTGA